A stretch of the Panicum virgatum strain AP13 chromosome 9N, P.virgatum_v5, whole genome shotgun sequence genome encodes the following:
- the LOC120687413 gene encoding protein BCCIP homolog isoform X3, with amino-acid sequence MPRPPSKRAEPSNDQDRSSESEEESFSNSESDAQDGEESSEGELQTVQADFAFFDPKPSDFHGARLLLKTYLDSKPWDLTGFIDLILAQTTVGTIVKLADDDEEEEEEGEGTAGDKTGAGANDDDDLFGLISVLNLGRYAEHRCIKDLKEYLLAVCSDKDTKKQLKSLLEEKASSVGLMVCRRFVNFPYELVPKLYDALFDEVSWATEDEPTQELRDSFRFKHYLLIVRMLERKIPAKHKAKNSKDDDEPIIYPKLEDEIFNELSSWSFTFPIRSEQSPQQETKNYKEMGLVMAVKAEAIPKFRKKLEALVSE; translated from the exons ATGCCGCGCCCGCCGTCCAAGCGGGCCGAACCCTCCAACGACCAAGACCGCAGCAGCGAAAGCGAGGAAGAGAGCTTTAGCAATAGCGAAAGCGACGCCCAAGACGGGGAGGAGTCTTCGGAGGGAGAG CTCCAGACGGTGCAAGCGGACTTCGCCTTCTTCGATCCCAAGCCGAGCGACTTCCACGGCGCCAGGCTGCTCCTCAAGACATACCTCGACTCCAAGCCCTGGGACCTCACTGGCTTCATCGACCTCATCCTTGCACAGACAACCGTTGGCACGATTGTCAAGTTGGccgatgatgatgaggaggaggaggaggaaggggaagggaccGCCGGTGACAAGACCGGTGCTGGTGCCAATGACGATGATGACCTGTTTGGTCTTATTAGCGTGCTAAATTTGGGACGCTACGCC GAGCACCGCTGCATCAAGGATCTTAAGGAGTATCTGCTAGCTGTTTGCTCTGACAAGGATACCAAGAAGCAGCTTAAGTCTCTGCTGGAAGAGAAAGCATCTAGTGTGGGCCTGATGGTGTGTCGCCGCTTTGTGAATTTCCCTTATGAGCTTGTGCCTAAGCTGTATGATGCACTCTTTGATGAGGTTTCCTGGGCAACAGAAGATGAG CCAACACAAGAACTCCGGGACTCCTTCCGATTCAAACATTACCTGCTAATCGTCAGAATGCTTGAG AGGAAAATCCCTGCAAAACACAAAGCAAAGAACAGCAAAGATGACGATGAACCTATTATCTATCCAAAGTTGGAGGATGAAATTTTTAATGAG CTTAGCTCATGGTCGTTCACTTTCCCAATACGTTCTGAACAGTCACCTCAACAGGAG ACGAAGAATTACAAAGAGATGGGCTTGGTGATGGCAGTTAAAGCTGAGGCAATCCCAAAATTCCGCAAGAAGCTGGAGGCGTTGGTGTCCGAATAG
- the LOC120687413 gene encoding protein BCCIP homolog isoform X2, which yields MPHSKQPHRPSIPPDSIAPPPPPPLRLVPGELRGLECPPDESARLPSSPSPLSLAPSSSPRAPQPPPQAFQNLFVSPTTLPLPPPELLVKLQTVQADFAFFDPKPSDFHGARLLLKTYLDSKPWDLTGFIDLILAQTTVGTIVKLADDDEEEEEEGEGTAGDKTGAGANDDDDLFGLISVLNLGRYAEHRCIKDLKEYLLAVCSDKDTKKQLKSLLEEKASSVGLMVCRRFVNFPYELVPKLYDALFDEVSWATEDEPTQELRDSFRFKHYLLIVRMLERKIPAKHKAKNSKDDDEPIIYPKLEDEIFNELSSWSFTFPIRSEQSPQQETKNYKEMGLVMAVKAEAIPKFRKKLEALVSE from the exons ATGCCCCATTCGAAGCAACCACACCGACCATCGATTCCCCCGGACTcaatagcgccgccgccgccgccgccgctccgcttgGTCCCCGGAGAGCTCAGAGGATTAGAATGCCCGCCGGACGAAAGCGCCCGGCTCCCTTCCTCGCCTTCTCCTCTTTCGCTCGCACCCTCATCTTCTCCACGcgcgccgcagccgcctccTCAGGCCTTTCAAAACCTCTTCGTCTCCCCGACGACGCTACCACTTCCGCCGCCGGAACTTCTGGTCAAG CTCCAGACGGTGCAAGCGGACTTCGCCTTCTTCGATCCCAAGCCGAGCGACTTCCACGGCGCCAGGCTGCTCCTCAAGACATACCTCGACTCCAAGCCCTGGGACCTCACTGGCTTCATCGACCTCATCCTTGCACAGACAACCGTTGGCACGATTGTCAAGTTGGccgatgatgatgaggaggaggaggaggaaggggaagggaccGCCGGTGACAAGACCGGTGCTGGTGCCAATGACGATGATGACCTGTTTGGTCTTATTAGCGTGCTAAATTTGGGACGCTACGCC GAGCACCGCTGCATCAAGGATCTTAAGGAGTATCTGCTAGCTGTTTGCTCTGACAAGGATACCAAGAAGCAGCTTAAGTCTCTGCTGGAAGAGAAAGCATCTAGTGTGGGCCTGATGGTGTGTCGCCGCTTTGTGAATTTCCCTTATGAGCTTGTGCCTAAGCTGTATGATGCACTCTTTGATGAGGTTTCCTGGGCAACAGAAGATGAG CCAACACAAGAACTCCGGGACTCCTTCCGATTCAAACATTACCTGCTAATCGTCAGAATGCTTGAG AGGAAAATCCCTGCAAAACACAAAGCAAAGAACAGCAAAGATGACGATGAACCTATTATCTATCCAAAGTTGGAGGATGAAATTTTTAATGAG CTTAGCTCATGGTCGTTCACTTTCCCAATACGTTCTGAACAGTCACCTCAACAGGAG ACGAAGAATTACAAAGAGATGGGCTTGGTGATGGCAGTTAAAGCTGAGGCAATCCCAAAATTCCGCAAGAAGCTGGAGGCGTTGGTGTCCGAATAG
- the LOC120687413 gene encoding protein BCCIP homolog isoform X1 — MPAGRKRPAPFLAFSSFARTLIFSTRAAAASSGLSKPLRLPDDATTSAAGTSGQDSMPRPPSKRAEPSNDQDRSSESEEESFSNSESDAQDGEESSEGELQTVQADFAFFDPKPSDFHGARLLLKTYLDSKPWDLTGFIDLILAQTTVGTIVKLADDDEEEEEEGEGTAGDKTGAGANDDDDLFGLISVLNLGRYAEHRCIKDLKEYLLAVCSDKDTKKQLKSLLEEKASSVGLMVCRRFVNFPYELVPKLYDALFDEVSWATEDEPTQELRDSFRFKHYLLIVRMLERKIPAKHKAKNSKDDDEPIIYPKLEDEIFNELSSWSFTFPIRSEQSPQQETKNYKEMGLVMAVKAEAIPKFRKKLEALVSE, encoded by the exons ATGCCCGCCGGACGAAAGCGCCCGGCTCCCTTCCTCGCCTTCTCCTCTTTCGCTCGCACCCTCATCTTCTCCACGcgcgccgcagccgcctccTCAGGCCTTTCAAAACCTCTTCGTCTCCCCGACGACGCTACCACTTCCGCCGCCGGAACTTCTGGTCAAG ACAGCATGCCGCGCCCGCCGTCCAAGCGGGCCGAACCCTCCAACGACCAAGACCGCAGCAGCGAAAGCGAGGAAGAGAGCTTTAGCAATAGCGAAAGCGACGCCCAAGACGGGGAGGAGTCTTCGGAGGGAGAG CTCCAGACGGTGCAAGCGGACTTCGCCTTCTTCGATCCCAAGCCGAGCGACTTCCACGGCGCCAGGCTGCTCCTCAAGACATACCTCGACTCCAAGCCCTGGGACCTCACTGGCTTCATCGACCTCATCCTTGCACAGACAACCGTTGGCACGATTGTCAAGTTGGccgatgatgatgaggaggaggaggaggaaggggaagggaccGCCGGTGACAAGACCGGTGCTGGTGCCAATGACGATGATGACCTGTTTGGTCTTATTAGCGTGCTAAATTTGGGACGCTACGCC GAGCACCGCTGCATCAAGGATCTTAAGGAGTATCTGCTAGCTGTTTGCTCTGACAAGGATACCAAGAAGCAGCTTAAGTCTCTGCTGGAAGAGAAAGCATCTAGTGTGGGCCTGATGGTGTGTCGCCGCTTTGTGAATTTCCCTTATGAGCTTGTGCCTAAGCTGTATGATGCACTCTTTGATGAGGTTTCCTGGGCAACAGAAGATGAG CCAACACAAGAACTCCGGGACTCCTTCCGATTCAAACATTACCTGCTAATCGTCAGAATGCTTGAG AGGAAAATCCCTGCAAAACACAAAGCAAAGAACAGCAAAGATGACGATGAACCTATTATCTATCCAAAGTTGGAGGATGAAATTTTTAATGAG CTTAGCTCATGGTCGTTCACTTTCCCAATACGTTCTGAACAGTCACCTCAACAGGAG ACGAAGAATTACAAAGAGATGGGCTTGGTGATGGCAGTTAAAGCTGAGGCAATCCCAAAATTCCGCAAGAAGCTGGAGGCGTTGGTGTCCGAATAG